The DNA window TGCGGCGGATGATGCCGCTTTGCCTCAGACGTGAAACACGCTGAATGACATCGTCTTCGGACAAACCCAGGTCTGTGGCAATGGTGCCGTAGGGTCTGGCGGTGATGGGAAAATCGCTCTGTATCCGATTTATGATCAGCCGGTCTGTCGGGTCGAGATGGTTGGTCGGCATGGTTGATCCTTTTGCACCGTTAAACGTTGTGTTGCCGCTGTTCGTCATAACGGGTCCTATAAAGCTCAAACAGCTTCACGTTTGATACAGAGTGATTGGCCGGTCAATGACCAAACTTTCGTGTCTAGATCAGGCCCCAAATAAAATAAGCACGGCGTAGCCGTGAACAATTTTCTGGAGAACGGCAAGGGGTTTTCACTTGTCGTTCGCCAGAAAATTGACATTGACCTTCCTTGTTCGGGGACCGTCGAATTCGCAAAAGAACACGCCCTGCCACGTGCCCAACACAAGCCGCCCGTCTTCGACAGCCACCAGTTCGGATGCGCCCACGAGCGTGGACTTGATGTGAGCGGGGGAATTGCCCTCCAGGTGACGATAGCCGGCCTCCCAGGGAATCACCTGGTTGAGCACCTTGAGCATATCCGCCTTGACGCTGGGGTCCGCGCTTTCGTTGATGGTCACGGCGGCCGTTGTGTGGGGGACGAAAATGCAGCACAGTCCCCTGTCCGGGCCGCTTGCGGTCACGATCTCCTGGATCTTCGCCGTGATATCGACCATTTCCGTCTGAGAATGCGTTTTTACGGAAAACTGCATGGCTTTTTGCTCCGTTGCCATGAAACCCAAGCCCGCACGGATGAACCCGGGATCCACTTGCCGGCCTTCGCGGGAAGGCATCTTGCGGTGCGGATAAAAAAAGGCCCTGCCGTAAGCAGGGCCTTGGTCATCGGTGGAACCGGTTTGGGTTCATGATTGTGCAGGTTTTACACACATCCGGTCGGTTTCGGAAGACCGGCCATCTTACATGCTCCCTTGCCGGGTCCTGAGGGGAACAGCTCATAGATGTGTTTCAGTTTGAAACCGGTAACCTTGGAAAGAACACGAACCATGGGAGCGATTCCATTCTTTTCATAGTATTCGCGCAGAACGGTAATGACTTTCTGATGCTCATCGTTCAGTTCTTCGATGCCTTCTTCCTTTTTAACCCACTGAACCCACTCCTGGCTCCAATTTTCGTAGGAATCGATGAAACCATCTTCGTCAACGCTAAATGTTTTTCCCTGGAATTCTACTTCTGGCATTTAATGACCCTCCTTTAAAGTAATTTTTTCGAATGCGGCTTTTCAGCCTTGGTTTCTATTTTGAAATTATAATCCTTAATGGATAAGATGTCCAATGTCAACACGAAAAAAAATACAGCCGATAAAAAACATGCACGGGCAATAACCCGGGCATCGGACCGCCGAATGACGGGCCCTGCCGATCAATATTCCCGCGGTGTTTTGTTGATCTGGTCCAGGGTAAATACGGGGCCGTCCTTGCAGACCAGCTCTTTTCCGATACCGCACCTGCCGCACATGCCGAAGCCGCACTTCATTCTGTTCTCGAGCGACATGATGATATGATCGTCGGCATATCCCAGCTTTTCGAGGACCGGCAGGGTGAATTTGATCATGATCGGGGGGCCGCAGACGATGGCGTAGGTATTGTCATCTCCCTGGGGGGCCTTCTGCTCGGTGATGGGCGGGGTGAAGCCTACGTTGTATTCCCAACCGTCGGCGGGTGCATCAATGGTCAGGTGCATATTGATATCGTCCCTTTTCTCCCACGCGATCAGTTCGTCCTTGTAAAGCAGCATCCCGGGCGTCCTGGCACCGTAAACGACATCGATATTGCCGAACCGGGCACGGTTGTCGGGGTTGAGCATGTATACGATGGAGGAACGCAGGGTGGTGAAAGCGAACCCGCCGCCGACGATGAGTATGTTCTTGCCTTCGAGAAGGTCCCAGGGATACCAGTTGCCCAGCGGTCCGCGGATGCCCATGATATCGTCCACCTTCATGTTGTGAAGGTGGGAAGTGACCACGCCGGCCTTGAAAACCGTGAATTTGACAAAGCCTTTTTCCACGGGTGAGGATGCAATGCCGATGGGAATTTCACCCACACCGGGAACGGAGAGTTCGGCGAATTGGCCGGCCTGATAGGCAAATTTTTCTTCGTCACCGTCGTTCAGAAAGACAAATTTGAAGGTTTTTAGACTTTTATCCTCTGTGGCTACCTCGATGTCATCGATGCGAACCGGATAAGGTACATAAGGATTTAACACGTGATCCTCCATTTGTTCATTATGTTGGAGACGTTTTTGCGCATAGCTTCATTGTTCGCAAGGGGCGAAAAACAGTTCCGCATTCCAAGTATCGCGATCAAGATCGGTTCTATTCCTGTTCTACGCATGCTGCATTGTCGGCTTGATACGCGTTCATCAGGTTGCAGATTTTACGGATATCGATATTGACCGGGCACTGGCTGACGCACCGGCCGCAACCCACACACATGATGCCCTGGTCGTATTTGTCAAGGAAATATTTCAGCTTGTGCATGAACCGCTGCCGCACCCGCTGCGTTTTCGTGCCCCGTGGATTGTGCCCGGTGGTGTGCATGGTGAACAGGGGGAACATGCAGCTGTCCCAGTTTTTCATTCTCTTTCCGGCCTTGCCGTGAACTTCGTCCTGGAGATCGAAACACCAGCAGGTGGGGCAGGTATATGTGCAGGTGCCGCAGTTCAGGCAGCCGAAGGCAACCTCTTCCCAGAAGGACGCTCCGTGAAGCGTCATCAGATCCTGATTTTTCAGGTTGTCGGTGGTAACGGTGGAAGCGATTTTAGCCTCCGCAGCCGCCTTCCTGTCCGCAAGGTCCGTGTTCTCGGCCTCTGCCGCTCCCCAGCCGGCGGCATCCAGCAGGGATCGACCCTTTTCCGTCAACACCTTGGCCAGGTAACTGTCACCGTCGTCAACCAGGAGCACGTCCAGCCCTTCTTCGCTGTAGGGGCCGCAATCCACGGATGTGCAGAAGCAGGTGCTTTTCGGTTCGTCGCAGGCCAGCCCCACGAAGGTGGTGGCCGCCAGCACATCCGCCCAGTACGGGTCGCGGTACTCCGGCGTGTCGAAATTCAGGTTTACCAGCCGCACAGACTTGGCATCGCACGGTCTGACGCCGATGACGGCCTGTGGTGAAACATCTTTTTCAACGGATTTCATGATGTGGTGGTCGGCGTCATTCTCGTCCAGGCTGAATTCGATGATGGCTTCGGATTGTGGAAAAAGGAGGGTCTTGGGCGAAAGCCTCGAGTTGGAAAAAGACAGATCGGGTTGTTCGTCTTTTGCAAGCGCCTTGAAGCTGTGGTAATCCTTTTCCTTTACCGGACCGAACAACCGATAGCTGTTGCGCAGGTCTTCCAAACCGTTGGCCCACTGTTTTTTGTCGATTTTTACGAGCTTCATGTTCATTTACCCTTAAGGTCTTGTTAGCGGCGCAGCCGCGTTTCATAATACCGTGAAACGGCATTACTATCTGATAAAGTCATCCGGGTCATCCGGGCGGTACGTATCCAGAGGGGGCCGTTCATCCAGACTGAGACCGGCTTCCCAACCGAATTGGTCGAAACATTCCTTTTCCAGCTTCTTGGTGAAAACCCGCATATTGATTCCCACAGGACAGGCCCGCTCGCAGGCCCCGCAGTCGGTGCATCTTCCGGCACAGTGAAAAGCCCTTAGAAAATGGAATGTGCGCACATCCGAGGGGTCCTGCCCTTTGCCGACCCACTGGGGTTTGGACTCATCCACAAAACAGGTCGGGCAGTAACAGAGGGGGCAGGCGTTCCTGCAGGCATAACAACGAATACAGGGCGCCAAAAGATCGTCGAAGTAGTTCCATTTCTCTTCCGGATTCATGGCCTCGATGCGCCTGACGTCTTCATAGCGGTCCACATTCTGCTGCTCATCCACCGGCTCGGCCACCATTTCATCGAAGATCACCGGGTTGCGATGGATGCACACGGCGCAGTTCTGCTGAAGAAGATCGGCTTTGGCAAGCGCCGTGGTTTGACCGCCGGCATCGACCTGTATGGTCTCGCCGTCTTCCGTTACCTTTTGAACCCCGCCGTCGAACATGGCATTGATCTTGCGTTTGTCGATCATGCCCTGGCAGGGGACGCCGATGATGAACAGCTGATCCCGGCTGATTTTGTTTTCGATGATGTGGGTGACGATGTTGCGCGAGTCGCAACCCTTGGCAATGATGCCTATTTTTTCTTTCCGGTTGGTAAGGTAGTTGGCCAGGTTGATGCCGCAATTGCTGTCCCAGACAAGCTGGCCGGCATCGTCGGCTTTGGTGATGAAACAGGGTTCATTCATCATGGGCATGCTTCCCTTGCGAAAGCCGATGACCATCTCCACCCGGCACTCCTTGAGCAGCCTAGCAGATATTTCTCTTATTTTATCATTGTATTCTAACATGTTATGCTACCTTAGCCTCGTCCTTGGCAAATTGCCGGTTCGGTCCCAGGGCCCTTACCTTTTCCGTTACCTCCTTGACTACTTCCACGAATTTGGTGGATTCGGCCGAGGATATCCATGAATAGTGGATACGGTCCGGTTCGACGCCCATGTGTTCCATGAGGTTTTTGAACAAAGAAAATTTCCGACGAGCGTAGTAATTACCCTCCAGGTAATGGCATTCGCCGGGGTGTCACCCGGACACCCAGACGCCGTCGGCACCCTCCCTCAAGGCCGCCAGGGCGAATTTGGGGCTCATGCGGCCGGTGCACGGGATGCGTATGACCCGGATGTTGGCGGGATACTCCATCCGGCTGACACCCGCCAGATCGGCAGCCCCGTAGCTGCACCAGTTACACAGGAAGCTGACGATTTTCGGTTCCCATTCAGACATTGGTCGTTTCTCCTTTCAGAACGTATTTCTGAATTGCCGTTGTTATAGGCGGTAAACGTCGATAATTCCATCACGAAATCAAAATATTATGAAAGCACGAAAAATGTATTTCCGTGTTTTGCGGCTTTCGTGAGTATCGTTTTCATGGCTTTCCGCTAAACAGCTTCATTAAGCGCGAATATCTGCGCAAAAATCTGATCGTTGTCGAAGCCCTTCAGCTTGATGGCACCCGACCGGCAGGAAGCCACGCACAGGCCGCAGCCTTTGCACAGGATCGGATTGATCTGGGCTTTGCCGGCAAAGGGCCCTTCCTCGATGAAGGAAGGTGCCGAATACGGGCAGATGGAGATGCACACCTTGCACGCGCTGCAGTTCATGGGCACGGTTTCGGCAACGGTTCCGCTGGTGTGGATCGATTGCTGCGCCAGCAGGGTGACCGCCCTGGATGCCGCCGCCCTTCCCTGGACCACGGATTCGTCGATGGGCTTGGGGTAGTGGGCCAGGCCGCACAGGAAAACGCCATCAGTGGCAAATTCAGAGGGCCCGAGTTTGGCGTGCTTTTCCACGAAGAAGCCGTCGTCGTTCAGGGGCACCTTGAAGAAATTGGCCAGGGCCTCGTCCTTGTTGGGCACCACGGCCGATGCCAGGGTGAGCAGGTCGGTTACGATCTCGAGTGGCCGGCCCAGCACGTGGTCGGTTACGGTGACGGTGATTTTGCCGTTTTCCAGTGCGACCACCGGTTTGTTGTCGACCGAGTAGCGGATAAAAATAATGCCTTTTTCCCGGGCCTCCCGGTAAAGGTACTCGCGTTCGCCATAGGTCCGGATATCCCGGTAGAGGATGTAAACGCTCATGTCCGGGTTCCGCCTTTTCAATTCCAGGGCATTGTCGATGGAGTGCGTGCAGCAAACCCTGGAGCAGTAGGGCCGGTCAGGCTCCCTGGACCCTACGCACTGGATGAAGACGGCCGAGTTCAATGCGTCCAGGGAAGGATCATCGTCCATGAACTTATGGTCCAGCTCGAGGCTGGTCAGGATGCGCGGGTCGTCGCCGTAGTGGTATTCCTGCGGTTTGAGTGCCGAAGCCCCCGTGGCCACGACCGCTACGCCGTACGCCAGTTCGCTCTCTTTGCCGCCGCTCGACAGCGTGGACGTGAAGTTGCCCACGAATCCGTCCACATTTTCAATCCCTGTTTCCATGTGGATGTGGACGTTCTCGTTTTTCTCGACGCGGGCGATCAGTCCGGCAAGCTTTTCCTGAACGTCATCGCCCGTGGCGGTTTTGAACAGGTTGAGGGCCTGCCCGCCCAGGGTGCCGCTTCGCTCGATGAGGTGGGTTTCATAACCCTGCCGGGCCAGGGTTTCGGCAGCGCTCATGCCGGCGATGCCGCCGCCGATCACCATCGCCGTCTGGTTGACTTCCAACTCGGCCTCTTGCAGCGGCTGCATGAGCGCCACCTTGGAAACGGCCATACGCACCAGGTCCTTGGCCTTTTCGGTGGCCAGGTCCGGGTTGTTTTTATGGACCCAGGAGTCCTGATTGCGGATGTTGCACATTTCGAAAAGGTATTTGTTCAGACCGGCATTGATCAGCGTTTCCTGGAACAGGGGTTCGTGGGTTTTCGGCGTGCAGGCCGCCACCACCACCCGATTCAGGTTTTTCTCCTTGATGATCTGGGTCATGCTGTCCTGGGTGTCCTGGGAACAGGTGTACATGTTGTCCGTTACATAATCCACGTAGGGAAGGCTTGCCGCGTAATCGCGGACGGCCGGCACATCCACCACGCCGGAAATGTTGATGCCGCAGTTGCAGACGAAGACACCGATGCGGGGACGTTCGCCGAACACATTGGTTTCCGGAACGATTTCGGGCGTTTTGGTCTGGGTGTTGCGGGCAGCGCTCAGTGCGGCGCCCGCGCTGCCGGCGGCGGCACTGGCGTCGATAACCGACTGGGGAATATCTTTGGGGCCCTGGAAGGCGCCGCAGACGTAGATGCCTTTTTGGGAGGTTTCCACGGGTTCGAAGGCGTCTGTTTTGCAGAAATTGCCTTCGG is part of the Deltaproteobacteria bacterium genome and encodes:
- a CDS encoding FAD-dependent oxidoreductase, producing the protein WFQCVGSRDMNRCDNAYCSSVCCMYAIKEAVIAKEHAGDDLECTIFFMDMRTHGKEFERFYESAKEKGVRFVRSRVHTIDSLPGSDDLSVRYVTESGGLVNETFDEVVLSIGLQTDAETVALAERLGIELTEGNFCKTDAFEPVETSQKGIYVCGAFQGPKDIPQSVIDASAAAGSAGAALSAARNTQTKTPEIVPETNVFGERPRIGVFVCNCGINISGVVDVPAVRDYAASLPYVDYVTDNMYTCSQDTQDSMTQIIKEKNLNRVVVAACTPKTHEPLFQETLINAGLNKYLFEMCNIRNQDSWVHKNNPDLATEKAKDLVRMAVSKVALMQPLQEAELEVNQTAMVIGGGIAGMSAAETLARQGYETHLIERSGTLGGQALNLFKTATGDDVQEKLAGLIARVEKNENVHIHMETGIENVDGFVGNFTSTLSSGGKESELAYGVAVVATGASALKPQEYHYGDDPRILTSLELDHKFMDDDPSLDALNSAVFIQCVGSREPDRPYCSRVCCTHSIDNALELKRRNPDMSVYILYRDIRTYGEREYLYREAREKGIIFIRYSVDNKPVVALENGKITVTVTDHVLGRPLEIVTDLLTLASAVVPNKDEALANFFKVPLNDDGFFVEKHAKLGPSEFATDGVFLCGLAHYPKPIDESVVQGRAAASRAVTLLAQQSIHTSGTVAETVPMNCSACKVCISICPYSAPSFIEEGPFAGKAQINPILCKGCGLCVASCRSGAIKLKGFDNDQIFAQIFALNEAV
- a CDS encoding TusE/DsrC/DsvC family sulfur relay protein — protein: MPEVEFQGKTFSVDEDGFIDSYENWSQEWVQWVKKEEGIEELNDEHQKVITVLREYYEKNGIAPMVRVLSKVTGFKLKHIYELFPSGPGKGACKMAGLPKPTGCV
- a CDS encoding 4Fe-4S ferredoxin, encoding MLEYNDKIREISARLLKECRVEMVIGFRKGSMPMMNEPCFITKADDAGQLVWDSNCGINLANYLTNRKEKIGIIAKGCDSRNIVTHIIENKISRDQLFIIGVPCQGMIDKRKINAMFDGGVQKVTEDGETIQVDAGGQTTALAKADLLQQNCAVCIHRNPVIFDEMVAEPVDEQQNVDRYEDVRRIEAMNPEEKWNYFDDLLAPCIRCYACRNACPLCYCPTCFVDESKPQWVGKGQDPSDVRTFHFLRAFHCAGRCTDCGACERACPVGINMRVFTKKLEKECFDQFGWEAGLSLDERPPLDTYRPDDPDDFIR
- a CDS encoding hydrogenase iron-sulfur subunit, which encodes MSEWEPKIVSFLCNWCSYGAADLAGVSRMEYPANIRVIRIPCTGRMSPKFALAALREGADGVWVSGUHPGECHYLEGNYYARRKFSLFKNLMEHMGVEPDRIHYSWISSAESTKFVEVVKEVTEKVRALGPNRQFAKDEAKVA
- a CDS encoding 4Fe-4S dicluster domain-containing protein, producing MKLVKIDKKQWANGLEDLRNSYRLFGPVKEKDYHSFKALAKDEQPDLSFSNSRLSPKTLLFPQSEAIIEFSLDENDADHHIMKSVEKDVSPQAVIGVRPCDAKSVRLVNLNFDTPEYRDPYWADVLAATTFVGLACDEPKSTCFCTSVDCGPYSEEGLDVLLVDDGDSYLAKVLTEKGRSLLDAAGWGAAEAENTDLADRKAAAEAKIASTVTTDNLKNQDLMTLHGASFWEEVAFGCLNCGTCTYTCPTCWCFDLQDEVHGKAGKRMKNWDSCMFPLFTMHTTGHNPRGTKTQRVRQRFMHKLKYFLDKYDQGIMCVGCGRCVSQCPVNIDIRKICNLMNAYQADNAACVEQE
- a CDS encoding FAD/NAD(P)-binding protein gives rise to the protein MLNPYVPYPVRIDDIEVATEDKSLKTFKFVFLNDGDEEKFAYQAGQFAELSVPGVGEIPIGIASSPVEKGFVKFTVFKAGVVTSHLHNMKVDDIMGIRGPLGNWYPWDLLEGKNILIVGGGFAFTTLRSSIVYMLNPDNRARFGNIDVVYGARTPGMLLYKDELIAWEKRDDINMHLTIDAPADGWEYNVGFTPPITEQKAPQGDDNTYAIVCGPPIMIKFTLPVLEKLGYADDHIIMSLENRMKCGFGMCGRCGIGKELVCKDGPVFTLDQINKTPREY
- a CDS encoding secondary thiamine-phosphate synthase enzyme YjbQ is translated as MATEQKAMQFSVKTHSQTEMVDITAKIQEIVTASGPDRGLCCIFVPHTTAAVTINESADPSVKADMLKVLNQVIPWEAGYRHLEGNSPAHIKSTLVGASELVAVEDGRLVLGTWQGVFFCEFDGPRTRKVNVNFLANDK